One Lysobacter enzymogenes DNA segment encodes these proteins:
- a CDS encoding winged helix-turn-helix domain-containing protein, giving the protein MITPEPSHPAPEHFRIGDWIVYPKHNAIVRGEERVALEPRTMEALEFLAYHAGEVVPAERLLAECWPNIGVGDNPVHKVVAHLRKAFGDQAGAPRYIETIRKRGYRLIAPVVLPSGYRGAAAPAAPGWPHGSPFRGLDAFGAHDAGVFFGRDAAIASTLRALEAQWRSRTAFALLVGASGSGKTSLLRAGAAPRLAPPGTHALATLAVAQVPGRGPGAISFHAALAQALTRDMAPALLPGASQAEWLESLARSPEAAATQLRARLDAAAVRAGAPEHAVLALIVDQLEDFFAEGDDAAEQAHTVRTLAALARCGRVAVLAACRSSAYPALTEVPGLLALKHPDGHVDLAPPSAAEIAEMIRRPAQIAALSFESGDDGRLDDVLRDAAVAQPQCLPLLQHTLQQLYQRREQGGRLTFAAYRDIDGLDGALRQHAERAVAEVPAAAQRSLPRVLARLVRLSSSGERLGCLPAAMESFADPHERELIEALVRHRLLVDTVQDTRPAVIVAHEALLRAWPRAAAWLEESRDGLRLRARLAESAARWQSEGRRRDLLLPRGRRLDEARDLARRRPDLLDPAATTLIEHSVRRETRLTWLRRAAVGSVCALAAVAAAGGLLAHRARLQADQERARAQGLVEYMLGDLTERLERLGRLDLLDGAAQRILEDLRAPGQQSRDTRLNRSRVLRQIGKIRVARGAPDDARAALTESLALAAGLVEDSPASAEMLLNLGEASYWSGYLAFLRADYDTAQSHWQRYRRVAERAAALEPDRARAWIETSYALNTLGTLSRKRERHAEALALFERSEQYKRRALRFEPDDLRLRADLADSLSWSARTLDRLGRLDEAQRRYAQAIATIAQVRRQAPLDAEWMHREAILRSSDGQILASLQRTPDARAELEAAAALLDRIGGEQPERSDWTRDRLACRLSAAELELHDGRGAAARAHLEFADDALQALLAADASVQDLPRLRLRAALARARLEFADAGAKAARAPLAAAETLAGATADPTAPLAQKDRVLRAQLRMLRAQIARSDDPAGADLALAEAARWLGDPAGDDRETADARRRLDALSAAREAVAAAR; this is encoded by the coding sequence GTGATCACGCCCGAACCGTCCCATCCGGCCCCGGAGCATTTCCGGATCGGCGACTGGATCGTCTATCCGAAACACAACGCCATCGTCCGCGGCGAGGAACGCGTCGCGCTGGAACCGCGCACGATGGAGGCGCTGGAGTTCCTCGCCTACCACGCCGGCGAGGTGGTTCCGGCCGAGCGCCTGCTCGCCGAGTGCTGGCCCAACATCGGCGTCGGCGACAATCCGGTGCACAAGGTCGTCGCCCACCTGCGCAAGGCCTTCGGCGACCAGGCCGGGGCGCCGCGCTACATCGAGACCATCCGCAAGCGCGGCTACCGCCTGATCGCGCCGGTCGTGTTGCCTTCGGGCTATCGCGGCGCCGCGGCGCCTGCGGCGCCGGGCTGGCCGCACGGTTCGCCGTTCCGCGGGCTCGATGCCTTCGGTGCGCACGATGCCGGTGTGTTCTTCGGCCGCGACGCGGCGATCGCCTCGACCTTGCGCGCGTTGGAAGCCCAATGGCGCAGCCGCACCGCGTTCGCGCTGCTGGTCGGCGCCAGCGGCAGCGGCAAGACTTCGCTGCTGCGCGCCGGCGCGGCGCCGCGGCTGGCGCCGCCGGGCACGCATGCGCTGGCGACCCTGGCGGTCGCGCAGGTCCCGGGGCGCGGTCCCGGCGCGATCTCCTTCCATGCCGCGCTGGCCCAGGCGCTGACCCGCGACATGGCGCCGGCGTTGCTGCCGGGCGCGAGCCAAGCCGAATGGCTGGAATCGCTGGCGCGTTCGCCGGAGGCCGCGGCGACGCAGCTGCGCGCGCGCCTGGACGCCGCCGCGGTCCGCGCCGGCGCCCCGGAGCATGCGGTGCTGGCGCTGATCGTCGATCAGTTGGAAGACTTCTTCGCCGAGGGCGACGACGCCGCGGAGCAAGCGCATACCGTGCGCACGCTCGCCGCGTTGGCGCGCTGCGGCCGCGTCGCGGTGCTCGCCGCCTGCCGCAGCAGCGCCTATCCGGCGCTGACCGAGGTCCCCGGCCTGTTGGCGCTGAAGCACCCCGACGGCCACGTCGACCTCGCGCCGCCGAGCGCGGCCGAGATCGCCGAGATGATCCGCCGCCCGGCGCAGATCGCCGCGCTGAGCTTCGAAAGCGGCGACGACGGACGCCTCGACGACGTCCTGCGCGATGCCGCAGTCGCGCAGCCGCAATGCCTGCCGCTGCTGCAGCACACGCTGCAACAGCTGTACCAGCGGCGCGAACAGGGCGGGCGGCTGACGTTCGCCGCGTATCGCGACATCGACGGGCTCGACGGCGCGCTGCGCCAGCACGCCGAACGCGCGGTGGCCGAGGTGCCCGCGGCCGCGCAGCGCAGCCTGCCGCGGGTGCTGGCGCGGCTGGTCCGGCTCTCGTCCAGCGGCGAACGCCTGGGTTGCCTCCCTGCGGCGATGGAGTCCTTCGCCGACCCGCACGAACGCGAACTGATCGAAGCGCTGGTCCGCCATCGCCTGCTGGTGGACACGGTGCAGGACACGCGGCCGGCGGTGATCGTCGCCCACGAAGCCCTGCTGCGCGCGTGGCCGCGCGCGGCGGCGTGGCTGGAGGAAAGCCGCGACGGCCTGCGCCTGCGCGCGCGCTTGGCCGAGTCGGCGGCGCGGTGGCAGTCCGAAGGCCGCCGCCGCGACCTGCTGCTGCCGCGCGGCCGCCGCCTCGACGAGGCCCGGGACCTGGCGCGCCGCCGTCCCGACCTGCTCGATCCGGCGGCGACCACGCTGATCGAGCATTCCGTCCGCCGCGAAACCCGCCTGACCTGGCTGCGGCGCGCGGCGGTCGGCAGCGTCTGCGCGCTGGCCGCGGTCGCCGCCGCCGGCGGATTGCTCGCCCATCGCGCGCGCCTGCAGGCCGACCAGGAACGCGCCCGCGCGCAAGGACTGGTGGAGTACATGCTCGGCGACCTCACCGAACGCCTGGAACGGCTCGGGCGGCTCGACCTGCTCGACGGCGCCGCCCAGCGCATCCTCGAAGACCTGCGCGCGCCGGGACAGCAAAGCCGCGACACCCGCCTCAACCGTTCGCGGGTGTTGCGCCAGATCGGCAAGATCCGCGTCGCCCGCGGCGCGCCCGACGACGCGCGCGCCGCGCTGACCGAATCGCTGGCGCTGGCCGCCGGCCTGGTCGAGGACAGCCCCGCCTCGGCCGAGATGCTGCTCAATCTCGGCGAAGCCAGCTACTGGTCCGGCTACCTGGCGTTCCTGCGCGCCGACTACGACACCGCGCAATCGCACTGGCAGCGCTACCGCCGCGTCGCCGAACGCGCCGCCGCGCTGGAACCCGATCGCGCCCGCGCCTGGATCGAGACCTCCTACGCGCTCAATACGCTCGGCACGCTGAGCCGCAAGCGCGAACGCCATGCCGAGGCGCTCGCGCTGTTCGAGCGCTCCGAGCAGTACAAGCGGCGCGCGCTGCGGTTCGAGCCCGACGACCTGCGCCTGCGCGCCGACCTCGCCGACAGCCTGTCCTGGAGCGCGCGCACCCTCGACCGGCTCGGCCGCCTGGACGAGGCACAGCGGCGCTACGCCCAGGCCATCGCGACCATCGCCCAGGTCCGCCGGCAGGCGCCGCTGGACGCGGAATGGATGCACCGCGAGGCGATCCTGCGCAGCAGCGACGGCCAGATCCTCGCCAGCCTGCAACGCACGCCGGACGCGCGCGCCGAACTCGAAGCCGCCGCAGCCTTGCTCGACCGCATCGGCGGCGAGCAGCCCGAGCGCAGCGACTGGACCCGCGACCGGCTGGCCTGCCGCCTGTCCGCGGCGGAACTGGAACTGCACGACGGCCGCGGCGCCGCGGCGCGCGCGCACCTGGAGTTCGCCGACGACGCGCTGCAAGCGTTGCTGGCCGCGGACGCCAGCGTGCAGGACCTGCCGCGCCTGCGCCTGCGCGCGGCGCTGGCCCGCGCGCGCCTGGAGTTCGCCGACGCCGGCGCGAAGGCCGCGCGCGCGCCCCTGGCCGCGGCCGAAACCCTGGCCGGCGCGACCGCCGACCCAACCGCGCCGCTGGCGCAGAAGGACCGGGTGCTGCGCGCGCAGTTGCGGATGCTGCGCGCGCAGATCGCGCGCAGCGACGACCCCGCTGGCGCCGACCTCGCCCTCGCCGAAGCCGCGCGCTGGCTCGGCGATCCGGCCGGCGACGATCGCGAGACCGCCGATGCGCGGCGTCGCCTCGATGCCTTGTCCGCCGCGCGCGAGGCCGTCGCGGCCGCGCGCTGA
- a CDS encoding lysylphosphatidylglycerol synthase domain-containing protein encodes MRSPEPASGGWRRGGRAAGWLLGLAALALVAQQAWVRRAQWQPLWQRLDAADIALALALCLAMQVAFGLAWHLFAHGRWVRAQAYADLLRWGQSLPAKYLPGKIWQGVARSALYAGERRAALTFVLFVREQLLSLGIGAAIAALAAPAALSPRAGLALQFALLAFAVAVSAAALWRRVPAVVAARLPAALAGWNEGLPARAVLARVWLLQWLAYAAMCAAFAVLVRGFGLELDLARSSAALCLAGLAGVLAVLVPAGLGVREAGLFWCLAPLVGAGNAAMLALAWRLAITAGEAAFAAASFALGALRRR; translated from the coding sequence ATGCGTTCGCCTGAGCCGGCGTCCGGCGGATGGCGCCGCGGCGGCCGCGCCGCCGGCTGGCTGCTCGGCCTGGCCGCGCTGGCCTTGGTCGCGCAGCAAGCCTGGGTGCGGCGCGCGCAGTGGCAGCCGCTGTGGCAACGCCTGGACGCGGCCGACATCGCCCTGGCGCTGGCGCTGTGCCTGGCGATGCAGGTCGCCTTCGGCCTGGCCTGGCATTTGTTCGCGCACGGCCGCTGGGTGCGCGCGCAGGCGTATGCCGATCTGCTGCGCTGGGGCCAGAGCCTGCCGGCCAAGTACCTGCCCGGCAAGATCTGGCAAGGCGTGGCGCGCAGCGCGTTGTACGCCGGCGAACGCCGCGCTGCGCTGACCTTCGTGTTGTTCGTGCGCGAACAGTTGCTGTCGCTGGGCATCGGCGCGGCGATCGCCGCGCTGGCGGCGCCGGCCGCGCTGTCGCCGCGCGCCGGTCTCGCGCTCCAGTTCGCCCTGCTCGCCTTCGCCGTCGCGGTCAGCGCGGCCGCGCTGTGGCGGCGCGTGCCCGCCGTCGTGGCCGCGCGGCTGCCGGCGGCGCTGGCCGGCTGGAACGAAGGCCTGCCCGCGCGCGCGGTGCTGGCGCGGGTGTGGCTGCTGCAATGGCTGGCCTACGCGGCGATGTGCGCGGCCTTCGCCGTGTTGGTGCGCGGCTTCGGCCTGGAACTCGACCTGGCGCGGTCCTCGGCCGCGCTGTGCCTGGCCGGCCTGGCCGGCGTGCTGGCGGTGTTGGTGCCGGCCGGGCTCGGCGTGCGCGAGGCCGGCCTGTTCTGGTGCCTGGCGCCGCTGGTCGGCGCCGGCAACGCGGCGATGCTGGCGCTGGCCTGGCGCCTGGCGATCACCGCCGGCGAAGCGGCCTTCGCCGCCGCCAGCTTCGCCCTGGGCGCGCTGCGCCGGCGCTGA
- a CDS encoding glycosyltransferase family 2 protein, producing MNARRSLRAEGPVFAGGPLRPNAVPARDARYARKPIKVVIQLPCRDEAEQLPATLAALPRRLPGVDEVEWLVIDDGSSDDTADVAIAHGAHAVLRLPHNRGLARAFCAGLEAACRRGADVIVNVDGDNQYDAAAIPELVARVLAGRADIVVGCRPIERIAHFPWWKKRLQRLGSAVVRAAASVRVDDATSGFRAYSRDAAMRLNVYSSYTYTLETLIQAGQSGLRVEGMPVGVNPPTRPSRLIRSVPQYLGRSMLTIVRSFLTYRPLEFFLVPSGLCMSLGALIGARFLYAFAQGDGDGHVQSLILSALLIVVGTVGAAVGLLANQMVVNRRLLEEQQQSRRRAEWRPPA from the coding sequence ATGAACGCACGCAGGTCGCTCCGCGCCGAGGGGCCCGTCTTCGCCGGCGGGCCGTTGCGCCCCAACGCCGTGCCCGCGCGCGACGCGCGCTATGCGCGCAAGCCGATCAAGGTGGTGATCCAGCTGCCCTGCCGCGACGAGGCCGAACAACTGCCGGCGACCCTGGCCGCGCTGCCGCGGCGCCTGCCCGGCGTGGACGAGGTCGAATGGCTGGTGATCGACGACGGCTCCAGCGACGACACCGCCGACGTCGCCATCGCCCACGGCGCCCACGCGGTGCTGCGCCTGCCGCACAACCGCGGCCTGGCGCGCGCGTTCTGCGCCGGCCTGGAAGCGGCCTGCCGGCGCGGCGCCGACGTCATCGTCAATGTCGACGGCGACAACCAGTACGACGCCGCGGCGATCCCCGAGTTGGTCGCGCGCGTGCTCGCCGGCCGCGCCGACATCGTGGTGGGCTGCCGCCCGATCGAGCGCATCGCCCATTTCCCGTGGTGGAAGAAGCGCCTGCAGCGGCTCGGCAGCGCGGTCGTGCGCGCCGCCGCCAGCGTGCGCGTGGACGACGCCACCAGCGGCTTCCGCGCTTACAGCCGCGATGCGGCGATGCGCCTGAACGTGTATTCGAGCTACACCTACACCCTGGAAACGCTGATCCAGGCCGGCCAGTCGGGCCTGCGCGTGGAAGGCATGCCGGTCGGGGTGAACCCGCCGACCCGGCCGTCGCGGCTGATCCGCAGCGTGCCGCAGTACCTCGGCCGCTCGATGCTGACCATCGTGCGTTCGTTCCTGACCTACCGCCCGCTGGAGTTCTTCCTGGTGCCCTCGGGCCTGTGCATGAGCCTGGGCGCGCTGATCGGCGCGCGCTTCCTCTACGCCTTCGCCCAGGGCGACGGCGACGGCCACGTGCAGTCGCTGATCCTGTCGGCGCTGTTGATCGTGGTCGGCACGGTCGGCGCGGCGGTGGGCCTGCTGGCCAACCAGATGGTGGTCAACCGGCGCCTGCTGGAGGAACAGCAGCAGAGCCGCCGCCGCGCGGAATGGCGGCCGCCGGCTTGA
- a CDS encoding sensor histidine kinase, whose amino-acid sequence MHELLANPIDNAIRCTPPGGRIEVEARRDGAAVRFAVADDGPGIAESERERVVERFVRGSKADSQGSGLGLAIAREIAALHGGALTLAASQHPSGLRVSVALPAASAPAARG is encoded by the coding sequence TTGCACGAGCTGCTGGCCAATCCGATCGACAACGCGATCCGCTGCACCCCGCCCGGCGGCCGCATCGAGGTCGAAGCGCGGCGCGACGGCGCGGCAGTGCGTTTCGCGGTCGCCGACGACGGCCCCGGCATCGCCGAGTCCGAGCGCGAACGCGTGGTCGAACGGTTCGTGCGCGGCAGCAAGGCCGATTCGCAGGGCAGCGGCCTGGGCCTGGCGATCGCGCGCGAGATCGCCGCGCTGCATGGCGGCGCGCTCACGCTGGCCGCATCGCAGCATCCCAGCGGCCTGCGGGTCAGCGTCGCCCTGCCCGCCGCCAGTGCGCCCGCCGCGCGCGGCTGA
- a CDS encoding glycosyltransferase family 4 protein has protein sequence MARDARDGSGHRKDAQPERADRSDAQAGDSHSNGAHARDPFPDRSAHATDARSIWYLTRKFPPSRGGMQQLSARIAGELSALRPLTLVRWGRGQWGLPLFLPWALARLLVGLLRGRVRVLLLGDPVLAALALPARWAGVPVAVVVHGLDIDWPHRGYRAYLRRFFWNRCDVYFCISRYVRDRLGEGGVDPARCALVHPGVAATAPSPRVPPAAEPRLLILGRLVRRKGALWFVEHVMPKLRADPRGIVLDIVGEGPDRAAIERAIEREGLHARVRLWGEVDDAEKARRLDACDLALMPNRRVPGDPEGFGLVALEAAMSGRYVLAADLEGLRDALADPALGRLLPERADPALWSAAILELLADRAALRERGRAARAHAAAHCTWRDMAQRYAERLDAFA, from the coding sequence ATGGCCCGGGACGCGCGCGACGGGAGTGGACATCGCAAGGACGCGCAACCCGAGCGCGCGGACCGCAGCGACGCGCAGGCGGGCGACTCGCATTCGAACGGCGCGCACGCGCGCGATCCGTTTCCCGACCGCAGCGCGCACGCCACCGACGCGCGCTCGATCTGGTACCTCACCCGCAAGTTCCCGCCCTCGCGCGGCGGCATGCAGCAGCTCAGCGCGCGCATCGCCGGCGAACTGTCGGCGCTGCGGCCGCTGACCCTGGTGCGGTGGGGCCGCGGCCAGTGGGGCCTGCCGCTGTTCCTGCCGTGGGCGCTGGCGCGCCTGCTCGTCGGCCTGCTGCGCGGGCGCGTGCGGGTGCTGTTGCTCGGCGATCCGGTGCTGGCGGCGCTGGCGCTGCCGGCGCGCTGGGCCGGCGTGCCGGTGGCAGTGGTGGTGCACGGGCTCGACATCGATTGGCCGCACCGCGGCTACCGCGCCTATCTGCGGCGGTTCTTCTGGAACCGCTGCGACGTCTATTTCTGCATCAGCCGCTACGTCCGCGACCGGCTCGGCGAGGGCGGCGTCGATCCGGCGCGCTGCGCGCTGGTCCATCCCGGCGTGGCCGCGACGGCGCCGTCGCCGCGGGTGCCGCCGGCGGCCGAGCCGCGCCTGCTGATCCTGGGCCGGCTGGTGCGGCGCAAGGGCGCGCTGTGGTTCGTCGAACACGTGATGCCGAAGCTGCGCGCGGACCCGCGCGGGATCGTCCTGGACATCGTCGGCGAAGGCCCCGACCGCGCCGCGATCGAACGCGCGATCGAACGCGAAGGCTTGCACGCGCGGGTGCGGCTGTGGGGCGAGGTCGACGACGCCGAAAAGGCGCGCCGGCTCGACGCCTGCGACCTGGCGCTGATGCCGAACCGGCGCGTGCCCGGCGACCCGGAAGGTTTCGGCCTGGTCGCGCTGGAAGCGGCGATGAGCGGGCGCTACGTGCTCGCCGCCGACCTGGAGGGCCTGCGCGACGCGCTCGCCGATCCGGCGCTGGGCCGGCTGCTGCCGGAGCGGGCCGACCCGGCCCTGTGGTCCGCGGCGATCCTCGAACTGCTCGCCGATCGCGCCGCGCTGCGCGAGCGCGGCCGCGCCGCGCGCGCGCATGCCGCCGCGCACTGCACTTGGCGCGACATGGCGCAACGCTACGCCGAACGGCTCGATGCGTTCGCCTGA